From the Amycolatopsis thermoflava N1165 genome, one window contains:
- the glgP gene encoding alpha-glucan family phosphorylase, with protein sequence MRAIRRFTVRASLPEPLAGLRALATNLRWTWHPPTRDLFASMDDELFRRVRDPLRMLTAVSPARLTELAGDEDFLARVHAMSDDLERYLTEDRWYQQRPQGERAPAAIAYFSMEFGVHEALPNYSGGLGVLAGDHLKAASDLGVPLIGVGPLYRSGYFRQSLSLDGWQVEHYPVIEPSALPLELLTGEDSEPVLVHVAMPGGRDLYAQVWQAQVGRVPLLLLDTDVEANDEDLRRVTDRLYGGDADHRIRQEILAGIGGMRAVRRYCELTGHPQPEVFHTNEGHAGFLGLERAREVIDEQGLAFDEALSAVRAGTVFTTHTPVPAGIDRFPVDLVQHYFGDGRLLPGLELQRILALGAEDNPGMFNMAHMGLRLAQRSNGVSQLHGRVSRRMFARLWPGFDDAEVPISSVTNGVHGPTWVARELTALLGGKHKAWGHDGKLPSQMGVSDEELWALRRDLRQKLVLEVRRRVRNAWLQRGASALELGWVNQVFDPDVLTVGFARRVPTYKRLTLMLRDPERLRALLLDEERPMQIVVAGKSHPADEGGKALIQQVVRFVDDPAVRRRMVFLPDYDMSMARYLYRGCDVWLNNPTRPLEACGTSGMKSALNGGLNLSIKDGWWDECYDGSNGWAIPTADGVTDPLRRDELESAALYDLLGQQVAPLFYERDDAGVPRGWMSMVWHTLDELGPRVQASRMVREYVETAYHPAAVTSAAASADGYAGARSLAEYRRRVDAVWRQVRVLDTELTVEAQERLVVGDEVRVRAKVDLAGLAPSEVEVQTVVGRVGDTDELAEPMTVRMEPSQEGEYTATLRLPRAGSLGYTVRILPRHDLLATPAELGKVVLA encoded by the coding sequence ATGAGAGCAATCCGCCGGTTCACCGTCCGCGCGAGCCTGCCCGAGCCGCTGGCCGGGTTGCGCGCGCTGGCCACCAACCTGCGCTGGACGTGGCACCCGCCGACCCGTGACCTGTTCGCGTCGATGGACGACGAGCTGTTCCGGCGCGTGCGGGACCCGCTCCGGATGCTCACCGCGGTGTCGCCGGCGCGGTTGACGGAGCTGGCCGGTGACGAGGACTTCCTCGCCAGGGTCCACGCGATGAGCGACGACCTGGAGCGCTACCTGACCGAGGACCGGTGGTACCAGCAGCGCCCGCAGGGGGAGCGGGCGCCGGCCGCGATCGCGTACTTCTCGATGGAGTTCGGGGTGCACGAGGCGCTGCCGAACTACTCGGGCGGCCTCGGCGTGCTCGCCGGCGACCACCTCAAGGCGGCCTCAGACCTGGGGGTGCCGCTGATCGGGGTCGGCCCGCTCTACCGGTCGGGGTACTTCCGGCAGTCGTTGTCGCTGGACGGCTGGCAGGTCGAGCACTACCCGGTGATCGAGCCGAGCGCGCTGCCGCTGGAGCTGCTGACCGGTGAGGACTCCGAGCCGGTGCTGGTGCACGTCGCCATGCCGGGCGGGCGCGACCTGTACGCGCAGGTGTGGCAGGCACAGGTCGGGCGCGTGCCGTTGCTGCTGCTGGACACCGACGTCGAGGCCAACGACGAGGACCTGCGCCGGGTCACCGACCGGCTCTACGGCGGCGACGCCGACCACCGCATCCGGCAGGAGATCCTGGCGGGCATCGGCGGCATGCGCGCGGTGCGGCGCTACTGCGAGCTGACCGGTCACCCGCAGCCGGAGGTGTTCCACACCAACGAGGGGCACGCCGGGTTCCTCGGCCTGGAGCGCGCCCGCGAGGTGATCGACGAGCAGGGCCTGGCGTTCGACGAGGCGTTGTCCGCGGTGCGCGCGGGCACCGTGTTCACCACGCACACCCCGGTGCCCGCGGGCATCGACCGGTTCCCGGTGGACCTGGTGCAGCACTACTTCGGCGACGGACGGCTGCTGCCGGGGCTGGAGCTGCAGCGGATCCTCGCGCTGGGCGCCGAGGACAACCCGGGCATGTTCAACATGGCGCACATGGGCCTGCGGCTGGCGCAGCGGTCCAACGGCGTGTCCCAGCTGCACGGGCGCGTGTCGCGGCGCATGTTCGCGCGGCTGTGGCCGGGCTTCGACGACGCCGAGGTGCCGATTTCGTCGGTCACGAACGGCGTGCACGGGCCGACCTGGGTGGCGCGCGAGCTGACCGCGCTGCTCGGCGGCAAGCACAAGGCGTGGGGGCACGACGGCAAGCTGCCCAGCCAGATGGGTGTGTCCGACGAGGAACTGTGGGCGCTGCGGCGGGACCTGCGGCAGAAGCTCGTGCTCGAAGTGCGGCGGCGGGTGCGCAACGCGTGGCTGCAGCGCGGCGCGTCGGCGCTGGAGCTGGGCTGGGTGAACCAGGTGTTCGACCCGGACGTGCTGACCGTCGGGTTCGCCCGCCGCGTGCCGACGTACAAGCGGCTGACGCTGATGCTGCGCGACCCGGAACGGCTGCGCGCGCTGCTGCTGGACGAGGAACGTCCGATGCAGATCGTCGTCGCCGGCAAGTCGCACCCGGCCGACGAGGGCGGCAAGGCGCTGATCCAGCAGGTCGTGCGGTTCGTGGACGACCCCGCGGTGCGTCGACGAATGGTGTTCCTGCCCGACTACGACATGTCGATGGCGCGCTACCTCTACCGCGGCTGCGACGTGTGGCTGAACAACCCGACCCGGCCGTTGGAGGCGTGCGGCACGTCGGGCATGAAGTCGGCGCTCAACGGCGGGCTCAATCTGTCCATCAAGGACGGTTGGTGGGACGAGTGCTACGACGGCAGCAACGGCTGGGCCATCCCGACCGCGGACGGCGTGACCGACCCGCTGCGCCGGGACGAGCTCGAGTCGGCCGCGTTGTACGACCTGCTGGGCCAGCAGGTGGCGCCGCTGTTCTACGAGCGGGACGACGCGGGCGTGCCGCGCGGGTGGATGTCGATGGTGTGGCACACGCTCGACGAGCTGGGGCCGCGGGTGCAGGCGTCGCGGATGGTGCGCGAGTACGTGGAGACGGCCTACCACCCGGCAGCCGTGACCAGCGCGGCGGCGAGCGCCGACGGCTACGCGGGCGCGCGGTCGCTGGCGGAGTACCGACGGCGGGTCGACGCGGTGTGGCGGCAGGTGCGGGTGCTGGACACGGAGCTGACGGTGGAGGCGCAGGAGCGCCTGGTGGTCGGCGACGAGGTCCGCGTGCGGGCGAAGGTGGACCTGGCCGGGCTGGCGCCGTCCGAAGTGGAGGTCCAGACGGTGGTCGGCCGCGTCGGTGACACCGACGAACTGGCGGAGCCCATGACGGTGCGGATGGAGCCGTCCCAGGAGGGCGAGTACACCGCGACGCTGCGGCTGCCCCGGGCCGGCTCCCTCGGCTACACCGTGCGGATCCTGCCGCGGCACGACCTCCTGGCGACGCCTGCCGAGCTGGGCAAGGTGGTGCTCGCCTGA
- a CDS encoding SDR family NAD(P)-dependent oxidoreductase, producing MRGVLVVGGGSDIGRAIAAAFPDDHVVGAGLEPVTDPAFDAYVVADCATPAGAEAAVGALDRLDVLVLAAASQPVAAAAEATDEQWRAAIANTLDAAFYPTRAALRVMPAGSSIVAVTSVNGFLAAPGLPGYAAAKAGVDGLVRQLALEYGPRGIRVNAVAPGMIGSADLPAVAEGYPLRRTGEPREVADAVAFLASPRASFVTGVVLPVDGGLSIASPAAFLRPDLRARFL from the coding sequence GTGAGGGGCGTCCTGGTCGTCGGCGGTGGCTCGGACATCGGGCGGGCGATCGCCGCGGCGTTCCCGGACGACCACGTGGTCGGCGCCGGGCTGGAGCCCGTGACAGACCCGGCGTTCGACGCGTACGTGGTCGCCGACTGCGCGACCCCGGCGGGTGCGGAAGCAGCCGTCGGCGCGCTCGACCGGCTGGACGTGCTGGTGCTGGCGGCGGCCTCGCAACCGGTGGCGGCCGCCGCGGAAGCGACCGACGAGCAGTGGCGCGCGGCGATCGCGAACACGCTGGACGCGGCGTTCTACCCGACGCGGGCCGCGCTGCGGGTGATGCCGGCCGGGAGCAGCATCGTCGCCGTGACGTCGGTGAACGGCTTCCTGGCCGCGCCCGGCCTCCCCGGCTACGCGGCGGCGAAAGCCGGGGTGGACGGGCTGGTGCGGCAGCTGGCGCTGGAGTACGGCCCGCGCGGGATCCGGGTCAACGCGGTCGCGCCGGGCATGATCGGCTCGGCTGACCTGCCCGCCGTGGCGGAGGGCTACCCACTGCGCCGCACCGGCGAGCCACGCGAGGTCGCCGACGCCGTGGCGTTCCTGGCATCCCCGCGGGCGTCGTTCGTCACCGGCGTGGTGCTCCCGGTCGACGGCGGGCTGTCGATCGCCTCGCCCGCCGCGTTCCTCCGGCCGGACCTGCGCGCCCGGTTCCTGTAG
- a CDS encoding dihydrodipicolinate synthase family protein, whose translation MPDTPTGLIPILATPFTADGELDLPSLRSLVEFQLSCGVDGLAVFGMASEGFALAAAEREVILREVRAMTSLPVVAGVNGTSTVTALEQVRAAGDGGADQVMVLPPFLAKPSPAQVVEFFTEVAGAGVPVMIQDAPGVTGVPVDVAAVTALAGVEGITSIKVEAPPTPSKVAAVRDAAGLAVLGGQNAQALIEEYDNGAVGTMPACEFTDVLRSILDDLAGGRRAEARAEFTRLLPLIHLGVRPGQAWAVHKEVLVRRGIIETATVRLPARPLEPITAKALAEVLDELALPAWRR comes from the coding sequence GTGCCGGACACACCCACCGGTCTCATCCCCATCCTGGCCACGCCGTTCACCGCGGACGGCGAGCTGGACCTGCCGTCGCTGCGGTCGCTGGTGGAGTTCCAGCTCTCCTGCGGCGTCGACGGGCTCGCCGTGTTCGGCATGGCCAGCGAGGGGTTCGCGCTGGCCGCGGCCGAGCGGGAGGTCATCCTGCGCGAGGTGCGGGCGATGACGTCGCTGCCGGTCGTCGCCGGGGTCAACGGCACCAGCACGGTGACCGCGCTGGAACAGGTCCGCGCCGCGGGTGACGGCGGAGCGGACCAGGTCATGGTGCTGCCGCCGTTCCTGGCCAAACCGTCGCCGGCGCAGGTCGTCGAGTTCTTCACCGAGGTCGCCGGCGCCGGGGTGCCGGTGATGATCCAGGACGCGCCGGGCGTGACCGGCGTACCGGTCGACGTGGCGGCGGTGACCGCGCTCGCCGGTGTCGAGGGCATCACCTCGATCAAGGTGGAGGCGCCGCCGACACCGTCCAAAGTGGCCGCGGTGCGGGATGCCGCGGGGCTGGCCGTCCTCGGCGGGCAGAACGCGCAGGCGCTGATCGAGGAATACGACAACGGCGCGGTCGGCACGATGCCGGCGTGCGAGTTCACCGACGTCCTGCGGTCCATTCTGGACGATCTCGCGGGCGGGCGGCGGGCCGAGGCGCGGGCGGAGTTCACCCGGCTCCTGCCGTTGATCCACCTCGGGGTCCGGCCGGGGCAGGCTTGGGCCGTGCACAAGGAGGTGCTGGTGCGGCGCGGGATCATCGAGACGGCCACCGTGCGGCTGCCCGCCCGGCCGCTGGAGCCGATCACGGCGAAGGCGCTGGCCGAGGTCTTGGACGAGCTGGCGCTGCCGGCGTGGCGCCGGTGA